In Lepus europaeus isolate LE1 chromosome 8, mLepTim1.pri, whole genome shotgun sequence, a single genomic region encodes these proteins:
- the LOC133765256 gene encoding LOW QUALITY PROTEIN: uncharacterized protein LOC133765256 (The sequence of the model RefSeq protein was modified relative to this genomic sequence to represent the inferred CDS: inserted 2 bases in 1 codon; deleted 2 bases in 1 codon; substituted 3 bases at 3 genomic stop codons): protein MGQQITTPLSLTLDHWKDVREHARHLSLEVKRKQWAKFCSSEWPAFEVGWPRNGTFNLDIILQIKARVFQPGSNGHPDQVPYITTWEDLTRNPPPWIELRLRRGQAGGSGSVWNSQAFPLRSVAGQMQYWPFSASDLYNWKTHNPSFSQDPQALTGLIESILLTHQPTWDDCQQLLQTLLTTEEKQRVYLEARKNVPGADGRPTLLLNEIEESFPSTHPDXDYTTVAGRERLRLYRQILLAGLRGAGKRPTNLAKVRAVVQGAEETPAGFLERLMEAYRMYTPFDPLAEDRQGDVIMSFIGQSAPDIRNKLQRLEGLQGYTIQDLMKEAEKIYNKRETREEKEERIRKEQEEREDKRDKRRNRELSRILATVVQDTERSRPGQNRDLGDKRKPRVERDQCAYCKERGHWVKDCPKKTQGPKRRPVPILSLEEDDGDSGPGAPPPEPRITLEVGGRPVTFLIDTGAQHSVLTSEKGPLSSKTSWVQGATGGKLYRWTTNREVXLSTGLVTHSFLLVPDCPYPLLGRDLLSKVGAQIHFHEKGATITDSGGRPLQVLTLRLEDEHRLFERPSSTMAPLDPKWLTDFPQAWAETAGIGXRPPLIIDLKPTAIPVSVRQYPMGKEAKEGIRPHIQRLLHLGILKPCRSPWNTPLLPVKKPGTGDYRPVQDLREVNRRTEDMHPTVPNPYNLLSTLPPTHVWYTVLDLKDAFFCLRLSPQSQSIFAFEWKDPETGFSGQLTWTRLPQGFKNSPTLFDEALHLDLADFRVNHPDLVLLQYVDDLLLAAETEQDCLKGTGALLQRLGELGYRASAKKAQICQKQVAYLGYLLEGGQRWLTESRKRVVALIPPPTDARKMREFLGSAGFCRLWIPGFAELAAPLYPLTKSNAPFQWREEQQRAFDNIKKALLSAPALSLPDMTKPFTLYVDENKGVAKGVLTQMLGPWKKPVAYFSKKLDNVAAGWPPCLRMIAAVAVLVKDSDKLTLGQPLTIVAPHAVETVIRQPPDRWLSNARITHYQTMLLNSERVRFGTATSLNPATLLPELGPQAQVIHNCHQILAEAHGTRKDLTDQPLPDAEMTWFTDGSSFLQNGERRAGAAVVDGKTVIWSSALKPGTSAQKAELIALTQALKLAQDKKVNIYTDSRYAFATAHVHGEIYRLRGLLTSAGKDIKNKQEILDLLQALFLPKMLSIIHCPGHQRGDDPVARGNRMADEAAKAAALSQQVLPLKTIEPTQVSREPPFLYSDQDLDTIQRLGAEYDEQIRVWRLGEKIVLPHQLAKEIITSLHQWTHLGHKKLKAALQEDRQSYYIPGLDSLVQQVTESCVPCAKVNARHLKLPEGARVRGDRPGINWEVDFTEIRPGSYGNKYLLVFVDTFSGWTEAFPTKRETAQVVVKKIIEEIFPRFGLPKVIGSNNGPAFVSQVSQLVAKALGINWKLHCAYRPQSSGQVERMNRTIKETLTKLALETGVKDWVQLLPMVLFRVRNTPSHCGLTPYEILYGGPPPVAGLLDLASDSVADAPKLQARLRALQIIQNQVWKPLAAAYQPKTTTIPHPFQIGDAVYVRRHQSKTLEPRWKGPFTVLLTTPTALKVDGIAAWVHASHVKQAPPPQGPEDPDRPAKWKLQRTQNPLKLRLSKTVXYNINNISAKVVLL, encoded by the exons atgggtcaacaaataaccacccctttaagtctcactctagatcactggaaggacgttcgagaacacgcgcgccacctctcattggaggttaaaaggaaacaatgggcaaaattctgttcctcagagtggccggccttcgaggtcggctggccaaggaacggcacttttaacctcgatattattttacagattaaggcgcgagtctttcagccaggatccaatggacaccctgatcaggtgccctacattaccacgtgggaggatcttacacgtaacccccctccctggatagaa ctgcgcctccgtcgggggcaggcagggggctcgggaagcgtctggaattcgcaggcttttcctcttcgctcggtggctggccagatgcagtactggccattttctgcttccgatctttacaattggaaaacccataacccctctttctctcaggacccccaggctctgactgggctgatcgagtcaattttattgactcatcagcccacctgggatgattgtcagcagcttctgcagaccctcctcactactgaggaaaagcagcgtgtctaccttgaggcacggaaaaacgtccctggagcagatggccgaccaaccctactgctaaacgaaatcgaggagtcGTTTCCCTCAACCCATCCTGATTgagactacaccaccgttgctggtagggagcgacttcgtctttatcgccagattctccttgcgggtctcagaggggctggaaagcgccccaccaatttggccaaggtacgtgcagtagtacagggggctgaggaaacgccggcaggcttcctagaaagattaatggaagcctaccgtatgtataccccgtttgaccccctggcagaggaccggcagggagatgtaatcatgtcctttataggacagtcagcgccggacatccgcaataaattgcagcggctagaggggcttcaggggtatactatacaagatttaatgaaggaggcagaaaagatttacaacaaaagggagacccgagaggagaaggaggaaaggatccgcaaggagcaggaggaaagggaagacaaaagagacaaaagacgtaatcgagagcttagtagaattttggccaccgtagtgcaggatacagaaaggagtagaccaggacagaatagggacttgggagacaaacgaaagcctcgggtggaaagagatcaatgtgcctattgtaaagaaagaggacactgggtcaaagactgcccgaagaaaacacagggaccaaagaggagaccagttccaatcctgtccctggaagaagacgac ggtgattcagggccaggagcccccccccccgagcccaggataacccttgaagtggggggcagaccggtaaccttcctgattgacacgggagcccagcactcggtactgacttcagaaaaagggcctttaagctccaagacttcctgggttcagggggcaactggagggaagttatatcgctggacaaccaatcgagaggtctagttaagtacaggacttgtgacacactcgttcttactagtgccagactgtccctaccccctcctgggcagggacctactctcgaaggtaggagcccaaattcacttccatgagaaaggagctaccatcacagactcaggagggcggcctctccaggtattaacactacgcttggaggacgaacaccgattattcgagaggccctcgtccaccatggctcccctggaccccaagtggctcacagattttcctcaggcctgggcagagactgcgggaatagg ccggcctcccttgatcatagatctgaagcccacggccattcctgtgtcagttcgtcaatatccgatgggcaaggaagctaaggaaggtatccggccacatatccagagactgttacacctaggcattttaaaaccttgtcgttcaccttggaacacccccctactaccagtaaagaagcctggtacgggtgactaccgcccggtacaggacttgcgggaggttaacaggagaacggaggatatgcatcccacagtgcccaacccctacaatctgctaagtaccttgcctccgacccacgtatggtacactgtgttagatctaaaggatgcattcttttgtttaagactgagccctcagagccaatccatctttgcttttgagtggaaagacccagagaccgggttttcaggacaactcacctggacaaggttgccccaaggatttaaaaactcgcctaccttgtttgacgaagctctgcacctagatttggccgacttccgagtcaaccatccggacctggtcctcctgcaatatgtggacgacctcctccttgccgctgaaactgagcaggactgcctaaaaggtaccggggccctgctacagagactgggggaattgggctatcgagcctccgcgaaaaaggcccaaatatgtcagaaacaggtggcctacctaggctacctcctagaaggagggcaacggtggctgacagagagccgaaaaagggtggttgctctaattccaccccccaccgatgccagaaagatgcgggaattcctcgggagtgcgggattctgccgcctttggattcctgggtttgcggagctggcagccccattgtaccccctcacgaagtccaatgctccctttcaatggagagaagagcaacagcgggcgtttgacaacataaaaaaggccctattgtcagccccagccctgagcctccctgatatgaccaagcccttcacattatacgtggatgagaacaagggagtggcgaagggagtgctaacacaaatgcttggaccctggaaaaagccggtggcatacttttcaaaaaagctagacaatgtagcggccggctggcctccgtgcctccgcatgatagcggccgtggcagttctggtgaaagactcggataaattgactctaggccaacctctcaccatagtggcacctcatgctgtggagacagttatccgccagccaccagaccggtggctctcaaatgctcggataactcattaccagactatgttattaaattcagagcgggtccggtttgggactgccacctctttaaacccggccaccctgctcccggaactggggccccaggcccaggtaatccataactgtcaccaaatcctggctgaggcccacggcacccgaaaagacctaaccgaccagcctctgccggatgccgaaatgacctggttcacggatgggagcagttttctacagaacggtgagcggagggctggggcagcggtggtggatgggaaaactgttatctggtcaagtgccttaaagcctggaacttctgctcaaaaagccgagctcatagccttaactcaagctttaaaactggcacaagataaaaaggtcaacatttacacagacagtcggtatgcttttgccactgcccatgtacatggggagatataccggctaaggggcctcttaacctcagcaggcaaggacattaaaaataagcaggaaatcctagatcttctacaggccctgttcctgcccaaaatgttgagtataattcattgccccgggcaccaacgaggagacgaccccgtagcaaggggaaacaggatggcagacgaggccgctaaggcggcagccctgagccaacaggtgctcccgttaaagacaattgagcccacccaagtatcgagggaaccacctttcctctattcggaccaagacttagatacgatccagcggctcggtgcagagtatgatgaacaaataagggtttggaggctcggagagaaaatagtcctgccacaccaattggctaaagaaataattaccagcctccatcaatggactcatttgggacacaaaaagctaaaagcagccttacaggaagataggcagtcttattacatccccggacttgattctttagtccagcaggtgactgaatcctgtgttccgtgtgccaaggtaaatgccagacacctcaagctcccggagggagctagggtaagaggagaccgaccaggaatcaactgggaggtcgattttactgagataaggccgggcagttatgggaataagtatcttctagtttttgtagacaccttctctggatggactgaggcattccccacaaaacgggaaaccgcccaggtggtcgttaagaagatcatagaggagatcttcccccggttcggcttgcctaaggtaatcgggtccaacaatggcccagcgtttgtctcccaggtaagtcagttggtggccaaagcattaggcataaattggaaattgcattgtgcctatagaccccaaagttcaggacaggtagaaagaatgaacagaacaattaaagagaccttgaccaaattagcgttggagactggtgttaaagactgggtccaactcctccctatggtgttattccgggtccgaaacacgccctctcattgcgggctgacaccatacgaaatcctttatggagggcccccaccagtagcaggcttgcttgaccttgccagtgactccgttgccgatgcccctaagttacaggcccggttgagagcactccagatcatccagaaccaggtctggaaacctcttgcagcagcctaccaacccaagacgacaaccattccacatcctttccaaattggtgatgctgtgtatgtccgaaggcaccaatctaagactctagagccccggtggaaaggccccttcactgtgctgttgacaactcccaccgctctcaaggtcgacggaatcgctgcttgggtccacgcctcacacgtgaagcaagcaccacctccccagggccccgaggatccggatagaccagccaaatggaagctccagcgcactcagaacccactcaagctaagactttcaaaaactgtttaat ATAATATTAATAACATTAGTGCAAAAGTTGTATTGTTGTGA